From a region of the Rhodococcus sp. 4CII genome:
- a CDS encoding cytochrome P450 produces MDLRPFIDGTENAILARLREYEPLHWNDEKGGPGFWSVTRYDDVIRVVTDPETFINGEGTQILSRKVEGGTSTVHNTDPPRHGKLRKLVAPHLRAVRIKDWQEVIDRSVTAILDDIESRGDVEFVHSASALLPIQALGQVLGVPLEDCALLLDWTNRVVSDDPEYMRGPDEKERARAEMFAYFSELSELRRKDPRNDIVSKLVHSELDGEPLPWDDLAAYYFVLVGAGNETTRNLLTGTVLAFDEFPDQWEKLAADRTLLKPAIEEMLRYITPIRAMRRTATKDVEWDGNTIRAGDKVVCWFQAANRDPAMFSDPDMVRIDREDNEHVGFGWGIHACMGSHLARAEATAFLSQVLDRGLRIRPLSEPDRLHTNQFNAFKRLNVRVEKGESR; encoded by the coding sequence ATGGATCTCAGGCCGTTCATCGACGGCACCGAGAACGCCATACTCGCGCGGCTGCGCGAGTATGAACCACTGCACTGGAACGACGAGAAGGGCGGACCGGGGTTCTGGTCCGTGACTCGCTACGACGATGTGATCCGTGTGGTCACCGACCCCGAAACATTCATCAACGGTGAAGGAACACAGATCCTCAGCCGGAAGGTCGAGGGTGGTACGAGCACGGTACACAACACCGATCCGCCCCGGCACGGCAAACTTCGGAAGCTGGTAGCACCCCACCTGCGTGCAGTCCGCATCAAGGACTGGCAGGAAGTCATCGATCGCTCGGTCACGGCGATCCTCGATGACATCGAGTCCCGCGGCGATGTCGAATTCGTGCATTCGGCCTCGGCACTGCTGCCAATCCAAGCACTGGGGCAGGTGCTCGGCGTGCCCCTCGAAGATTGTGCATTGTTGCTCGACTGGACGAACCGCGTGGTCTCCGACGACCCCGAGTACATGCGTGGGCCGGACGAAAAGGAACGCGCGCGCGCCGAGATGTTCGCGTACTTCAGTGAGCTGAGCGAGTTGCGGCGGAAGGACCCCCGAAACGACATCGTCTCGAAGTTGGTCCACTCCGAACTCGACGGGGAGCCGCTGCCGTGGGACGATCTCGCGGCGTACTACTTCGTGCTCGTCGGGGCAGGCAACGAGACAACCCGGAATCTACTCACCGGTACCGTCCTCGCTTTCGACGAGTTCCCCGATCAATGGGAGAAACTTGCGGCCGACCGCACCCTCTTGAAGCCGGCGATCGAGGAGATGCTCCGCTACATCACTCCCATCCGTGCGATGCGCCGCACGGCGACCAAGGATGTCGAATGGGACGGAAACACGATCCGAGCGGGCGACAAGGTCGTGTGCTGGTTTCAAGCGGCAAACCGTGATCCGGCGATGTTCAGCGATCCGGACATGGTCAGGATCGATCGTGAAGACAACGAGCATGTCGGCTTCGGCTGGGGTATTCATGCTTGCATGGGCTCTCACCTGGCACGCGCGGAAGCAACAGCCTTCCTTTCACAGGTCCTGGATCGAGGATTGCGGATCCGACCGCTGAGCGAACCGGATCGGTTGCACACCAATCAGTTCAATGCATTCAAACGGCTCAACGTGCGAGTGGAGAAGGGAGAGAGTCGATGA
- a CDS encoding phosphotransferase family protein: MDPLTSSLSLGTSNDLEPSIAAMLDRKRHNVERNGDYSPLGTDAVRCGLERFLDREAISARVCCVEPMGGGASNEQYSVELAHTDGRSERLVLRIDAIQGVMESDRQREFDVLHFLEPRFPVPTPRWVESTGEVLGRPFLATSFVEGVAAPTKGSQESVSGLQTVLAGEQREALAEQFVHNLAVLHDIQLSSDQLGCLGVPDDDPRQAARWQVNWWSRVWRDDSISPFPLVAAIEVWLRDNLPLQERLSIVHGDYRTGNYLFDESTNKVTAVLDWELAHVGDPHEDLAWGIQRLYSTVAEDGQRLVTGLMPRERLLTRYEELSGHCVDPVTLHFYEVLCAFKSLVATLASSLKAARDRQSHHDVLLTWLATCGYLFAADIIDMIEKGPR; this comes from the coding sequence ATGGATCCCTTGACCAGTTCACTCTCCTTAGGGACGAGCAACGATCTCGAACCTTCCATCGCGGCGATGCTCGATCGCAAGCGGCATAACGTCGAACGCAACGGGGATTACTCACCGCTGGGGACCGATGCGGTCCGTTGCGGGCTCGAACGCTTCCTCGATCGCGAGGCGATCTCGGCGCGTGTGTGCTGTGTCGAACCGATGGGAGGTGGGGCATCGAACGAGCAGTATTCCGTGGAGCTCGCCCATACCGACGGACGATCCGAACGACTTGTCCTCCGCATCGACGCGATCCAGGGGGTGATGGAATCGGACCGGCAACGAGAATTCGATGTCCTACATTTTCTCGAACCGCGCTTCCCGGTTCCGACACCGCGGTGGGTTGAATCCACCGGAGAAGTACTGGGACGGCCCTTCCTGGCGACGTCTTTCGTGGAGGGGGTAGCAGCGCCGACAAAGGGCTCACAGGAGAGCGTCTCGGGTCTGCAAACAGTGCTCGCCGGCGAACAACGCGAAGCACTTGCTGAACAATTCGTCCACAACTTGGCGGTTCTGCATGACATCCAGTTGTCCTCCGACCAACTCGGTTGTCTCGGAGTTCCCGACGACGATCCGCGTCAGGCGGCCCGCTGGCAGGTCAACTGGTGGTCTCGCGTGTGGCGAGACGACTCCATCTCACCTTTCCCACTCGTTGCCGCGATCGAGGTCTGGCTACGCGACAACCTTCCCCTACAGGAACGTCTGTCCATCGTGCACGGTGACTACCGCACCGGCAACTATCTCTTCGACGAGTCCACCAACAAGGTCACCGCAGTACTGGACTGGGAGTTGGCGCATGTCGGAGATCCGCACGAGGATCTGGCATGGGGGATCCAGCGGCTGTACAGCACGGTCGCCGAGGATGGGCAGCGTCTCGTCACGGGGCTGATGCCACGTGAGCGCCTGCTGACACGCTACGAAGAGCTTTCCGGACATTGCGTCGACCCAGTAACACTGCACTTCTACGAAGTACTCTGCGCATTCAAGAGCCTCGTCGCGACCCTTGCGTCTTCGCTGAAGGCTGCCCGCGACCGGCAAAGTCACCACGACGTCTTGCTCACTTGGCTAGCGACGTGCGGATACCTCTTCGCTGCCGACATCATCGACATGATCGAGAAAGGCCCACGATGA
- a CDS encoding alcohol dehydrogenase catalytic domain-containing protein: MWDAGKPFDVQDIDIASPGPGHVAVDLHSCGVCASDLSLTIAFGQPTPVVLGHEGAGIVAEVGEGVDSIQVGDHVVLVWVPPCGRCAPCRRGDDYLCANRRSSADARAGKTARPSPLSVNGTSIHQGMATSTFAERTVVPANAVVRIDDDVPFPVAAMMGCAVPTGVGAALRSARVQPGDNVAVIGCGAVGLNSVIGAVVAGAARVIAIDPMEDRRALALTVGATESLAPEQLDELRDMDVIIDAVGAPATVEAAWKAVRRGGTVTVVGAGRPDKVVEINSYELFHDDKKITGSFHGGISMHRDLPILVGLWRNGRLPVEKLINKTADLSEINEVVTAQQSGEALRIVLTPQL; encoded by the coding sequence ATGTGGGATGCCGGTAAGCCGTTCGACGTCCAAGACATCGACATTGCTTCCCCGGGACCAGGTCATGTCGCAGTCGACCTGCACAGTTGCGGTGTCTGCGCTTCGGACTTGTCGTTGACGATAGCGTTCGGACAGCCCACTCCGGTAGTGCTCGGGCACGAGGGAGCGGGCATCGTTGCAGAAGTGGGTGAGGGCGTCGATTCAATTCAGGTCGGTGACCACGTCGTCCTGGTGTGGGTACCTCCGTGCGGAAGATGCGCACCGTGCCGACGGGGTGATGACTACTTGTGCGCCAACCGCCGATCCTCGGCGGATGCACGCGCAGGAAAGACCGCACGGCCCTCCCCGCTCAGCGTGAACGGCACCTCCATCCACCAAGGTATGGCGACTTCGACCTTTGCCGAGCGCACCGTCGTCCCTGCCAATGCGGTCGTCCGCATCGATGACGATGTCCCGTTCCCCGTCGCCGCGATGATGGGATGCGCAGTGCCGACCGGTGTTGGCGCTGCCCTCCGAAGTGCGAGAGTGCAGCCTGGTGACAATGTGGCTGTGATTGGTTGTGGTGCAGTCGGATTGAACTCTGTTATAGGTGCCGTCGTGGCTGGAGCGGCGCGCGTAATCGCGATCGACCCCATGGAGGACCGTCGCGCACTTGCCCTCACAGTCGGTGCGACGGAATCCCTTGCCCCCGAGCAGTTGGACGAACTACGCGACATGGATGTCATCATCGACGCGGTGGGTGCCCCCGCGACCGTCGAGGCCGCATGGAAAGCCGTCCGTCGTGGCGGCACCGTGACGGTGGTCGGCGCCGGCAGGCCGGACAAGGTTGTGGAGATCAACTCCTACGAACTCTTCCATGACGACAAGAAGATCACCGGAAGTTTCCACGGTGGCATCAGTATGCACCGTGACCTGCCGATCCTGGTCGGGCTGTGGCGCAATGGACGCCTTCCCGTCGAGAAGCTGATCAACAAGACAGCAGACCTGTCCGAAATCAACGAGGTGGTCACTGCTCAGCAGAGCGGCGAAGCCCTTCGCATCGTGCTGACCCCTCAGCTCTGA
- a CDS encoding PEP-utilizing enzyme — MTTSETVTGKQIGAGVKAFTSTSGASGQIRFLDSPEEVLDFIEGPDVESTVVISRGGTTTFMSPALMAGVAGLITLQGAPESHLGILSREFGIPCVMSTVFTEGIQTARGETIPADGTTVRLDTSGETGLVFLADADA, encoded by the coding sequence ATGACCACAAGCGAGACCGTGACCGGCAAGCAGATCGGCGCCGGGGTCAAGGCGTTTACGTCCACGTCGGGAGCCAGCGGCCAGATCCGCTTCCTCGACTCACCCGAGGAAGTTCTCGACTTCATCGAAGGCCCGGACGTCGAATCGACCGTGGTGATATCGCGCGGGGGCACCACGACCTTCATGTCGCCAGCCCTGATGGCAGGCGTCGCGGGCCTGATCACTCTCCAGGGCGCACCGGAAAGCCACCTCGGGATCCTGTCGCGCGAGTTCGGCATTCCGTGCGTGATGTCCACCGTATTCACCGAGGGCATTCAAACTGCACGGGGGGAGACAATTCCTGCGGATGGCACGACTGTGCGACTGGACACGTCGGGCGAGACCGGCCTCGTGTTTCTCGCGGACGCTGATGCTTAG
- a CDS encoding ferredoxin, which yields MKIHVDWDLCEGHGQCEYAAPEVFTINDDGELTVLDETPEEGHRKEVEQAVRRCPVRALEIED from the coding sequence ATGAAAATCCACGTGGACTGGGATCTGTGTGAGGGCCACGGTCAGTGCGAATATGCAGCACCCGAAGTCTTCACTATTAACGATGACGGTGAATTGACAGTCCTCGACGAGACGCCCGAGGAAGGCCACCGCAAGGAAGTGGAACAAGCCGTCCGGCGATGCCCGGTCAGGGCGCTCGAGATCGAGGACTGA
- a CDS encoding pyruvate, phosphate dikinase, giving the protein MSKRSDRNELEAMVSGVYSFDHDHKVPARELGHLLGGKGAGLAEMTGALGFNVPPGFTITVPMCRAYLADGWPADLDGEINTHIDRLGKLMGRRLGDPADPLLVAVRSGAPVSMPGMLDTVLNLGLNDDTVEGLARTSGDERFAWDSYRRFLTMFASTVMDVPGESLPEIAAGATPEALREHVAALKERIAEYAGRPVPRDPVQQLREAIEAVFRSWGSDRARAYRKHESIDENIGTACNVQAMVFGNRGNDSGTGVVFTRDPSTGEATPFGDYLPCAQGEDVVGGSSRTEPIAYLGEHQPDAYAELLETLRRLELHYRDICDVEFTVENGKLWLLQTRIGKRGAVAAVRIAVDMADDVEIGLTPAEVLDRVSEATRARARAEVAAKAHDPDQNATVVGIGLGASPGRVSGRVVLTAEDAMLADDDVILVRTSTSPEDVAGMSASVGILTTQGGLVSHAAVVARGWGLPAVVGAHTLSISGDEVHSEGGPSVKAGDVITIDGATGCVWLGEIIASAVEAADVIGERLPHLLRIDEWARQGEVSRA; this is encoded by the coding sequence ATGAGTAAACGGTCTGACCGTAATGAACTGGAGGCAATGGTGAGTGGTGTCTACTCCTTCGACCATGACCACAAAGTCCCCGCACGCGAGCTCGGTCACTTGCTCGGCGGTAAGGGGGCCGGACTGGCGGAGATGACGGGAGCGCTGGGCTTCAATGTCCCACCTGGCTTCACCATCACTGTGCCCATGTGCCGCGCATACCTTGCAGACGGCTGGCCGGCTGATTTGGATGGTGAGATCAACACCCACATCGATCGCCTGGGCAAACTCATGGGTCGTCGGCTGGGCGATCCGGCGGATCCGCTGCTCGTCGCCGTGCGCAGCGGCGCCCCGGTCTCGATGCCAGGCATGCTTGACACTGTTCTCAACCTGGGACTCAACGACGACACTGTCGAAGGGCTCGCCCGCACCTCCGGGGACGAGAGGTTCGCCTGGGACAGCTACCGCCGTTTTCTTACGATGTTCGCCAGCACGGTGATGGATGTCCCGGGCGAATCATTGCCTGAGATCGCCGCCGGAGCCACGCCTGAGGCGTTGCGCGAGCATGTCGCGGCGCTCAAAGAGCGGATCGCTGAATATGCCGGCCGGCCGGTGCCTCGCGATCCGGTGCAGCAACTCCGAGAGGCTATCGAGGCCGTCTTCCGCTCGTGGGGCTCCGATCGCGCTCGCGCCTACCGCAAGCACGAATCTATCGACGAGAACATCGGTACCGCCTGCAATGTGCAGGCGATGGTATTCGGCAACCGAGGAAATGACTCCGGTACGGGCGTTGTCTTTACTCGCGATCCGTCGACGGGCGAAGCGACGCCGTTCGGGGACTACCTACCGTGCGCGCAGGGCGAGGACGTCGTGGGCGGTAGTTCGCGGACCGAGCCCATCGCATATCTGGGCGAACATCAGCCCGATGCCTACGCAGAATTGCTGGAAACCCTCCGACGCCTCGAACTGCACTATCGCGATATCTGTGATGTTGAGTTCACGGTAGAGAACGGCAAGCTGTGGTTGTTGCAGACCCGCATCGGCAAGCGCGGCGCTGTCGCAGCAGTGCGTATTGCCGTCGACATGGCCGACGATGTCGAAATCGGTCTGACTCCAGCCGAAGTGTTGGACCGTGTGTCCGAAGCGACCCGCGCACGTGCTCGCGCTGAGGTCGCCGCGAAAGCGCATGATCCCGACCAGAATGCAACCGTCGTAGGCATTGGATTGGGAGCATCGCCCGGCCGGGTGAGCGGGCGAGTCGTGCTCACGGCGGAAGACGCCATGCTTGCCGACGACGACGTCATCCTCGTACGCACGAGCACCAGCCCAGAAGACGTGGCCGGTATGTCCGCCTCGGTAGGAATCCTCACCACTCAGGGGGGACTGGTGAGTCACGCTGCCGTCGTGGCCCGCGGCTGGGGCCTCCCCGCAGTGGTAGGGGCCCACACGCTGAGCATCTCCGGCGACGAGGTCCACTCGGAAGGTGGGCCAAGCGTCAAGGCAGGAGACGTGATCACGATCGACGGCGCTACTGGCTGTGTTTGGCTGGGTGAAATCATCGCGTCTGCCGTCGAAGCAGCAGACGTCATCGGAGAACGGTTGCCGCATCTTCTCCGGATCGACGAGTGGGCACGGCAGGGTGAGGTGTCACGAGCATGA
- a CDS encoding aldehyde dehydrogenase has product MQNHDDVFIGGRWVPSRSTDRTEVINPATEEVWASVPDGNELDINDAVLAARSAFPAWAATSPGERAAFLRRLADEVDVRAAELSRIITTENGTPIAESGAAPSHSAAHLRLTADLAEVLAAPDRRANPMAPGHSVVRRVPVGVAGLITPWNFPLGLIIIKLGPALLAGCTVVIKPAPETPMATRLLMDAVAAAGIPDGVVNLVTGSTEAGSALITHRDVDKISFTGSTTVGRAIARICGDRLRPVTLELGGKSPAIVLDDFDPEIFAKNLLKVSMRNTGQTCKACTRLLVPVDRQDEIASLAGEIVGSARVGDPFDPETFFGPVVSARQRDRIAGYLSVAHTQGAKAVTGGDVSTRFERGYYIEPTVFSHVTPEMTIAREEIFGPVLSVIGYRDIDDAVAIANDSDYGLAATVFSADEDRATSVAERLHTGNIGINHYGSNAAAPFGGHKDSGLGTEFGAEGLDAYLQFTSIHYPS; this is encoded by the coding sequence ATGCAGAACCACGACGATGTCTTCATCGGAGGAAGATGGGTTCCATCCCGCTCCACCGACCGCACCGAGGTGATCAATCCGGCTACCGAGGAAGTCTGGGCAAGCGTCCCTGATGGCAACGAACTCGACATCAATGATGCGGTACTAGCCGCACGCTCAGCCTTTCCGGCATGGGCTGCGACCAGCCCGGGAGAGAGAGCCGCGTTCTTGCGCCGGCTCGCCGACGAGGTCGACGTGCGTGCGGCGGAGCTGTCACGCATCATCACCACCGAGAACGGAACGCCCATCGCGGAAAGCGGTGCGGCTCCGTCGCACAGTGCCGCGCATTTGAGGTTGACTGCGGATCTCGCCGAGGTGCTTGCTGCTCCTGACCGCCGCGCGAATCCGATGGCGCCGGGCCACAGCGTTGTTCGTCGAGTGCCGGTCGGCGTTGCCGGTCTCATCACCCCGTGGAATTTTCCACTCGGGCTCATCATCATCAAGCTTGGTCCCGCCCTGCTCGCCGGCTGCACCGTCGTCATCAAGCCCGCGCCCGAAACCCCCATGGCCACCCGCCTGTTGATGGATGCGGTAGCGGCGGCGGGCATCCCGGACGGTGTGGTGAACCTGGTGACTGGATCGACTGAGGCGGGATCTGCGTTGATCACGCATCGGGACGTCGACAAGATCTCGTTCACCGGCTCCACGACCGTCGGCAGGGCGATTGCGCGAATCTGTGGCGACAGGCTTCGCCCGGTAACCCTCGAGTTGGGCGGCAAGTCGCCGGCGATCGTCCTTGATGACTTCGACCCCGAGATTTTCGCGAAGAATTTGCTCAAGGTCTCGATGCGCAACACTGGACAGACCTGCAAGGCTTGCACCCGGCTTCTCGTACCAGTCGACCGGCAGGACGAGATCGCCTCGCTCGCCGGTGAGATCGTGGGCTCTGCACGGGTGGGCGACCCCTTCGACCCGGAGACATTCTTCGGTCCTGTCGTGTCCGCCCGCCAGCGAGACCGAATCGCAGGGTATTTGTCGGTGGCTCACACCCAGGGGGCCAAGGCGGTGACCGGGGGCGACGTCTCCACACGATTTGAGCGCGGTTACTACATCGAGCCCACCGTGTTCTCGCACGTGACACCAGAGATGACGATTGCCAGGGAAGAGATCTTCGGTCCGGTGTTGTCCGTGATCGGCTATCGCGACATCGATGACGCCGTCGCCATAGCCAACGACTCGGACTACGGTTTGGCCGCTACAGTCTTCAGCGCCGACGAGGACCGCGCGACGAGCGTCGCCGAGCGCCTGCACACCGGCAACATTGGAATCAATCATTACGGATCTAATGCCGCAGCACCTTTCGGCGGGCACAAGGACAGCGGCCTCGGAACCGAGTTCGGCGCCGAAGGACTTGACGCTTACCTGCAGTTCACGTCGATCCATTATCCGTCTTGA
- a CDS encoding NAD(P)/FAD-dependent oxidoreductase, which translates to MTEAACPKHVVVVGASLAGLRAVQTAREVNFEGRLTLIGDEIHLPYDRPPLSKEYLADGPLTTAHKFPETADLTERLDVDVRTGTRAESLDVQGRTVTTSRGEIVDFDALLIATGVRARRLPGTERLAGVHVLRDLDDAESIREALDARARVVVIGAGFIGAEVASAAVKRGLDPIILEAAATPLVRAVGEEGGRGLARMHERNGVDLRCGVAVSEVLGDDRVEGVRLADGTEIAADLVVIGIGADPATDWLETSGLRIDNGVVCDETLRATDGIWAAGDVARWSNPLFGTSMRLEHWTNAGEQAAHAMENLLSPADASPYQHVPYFWSDWYGQRIQFAGLPVGKPHVVSGSWDSDDLVALYRNGDRLVGALAVNRRGDIMKYRVQISRRGTWSAAMAFADKRNAAIAASA; encoded by the coding sequence ATGACCGAGGCAGCGTGCCCGAAACACGTGGTCGTCGTCGGCGCATCGCTCGCCGGGCTACGTGCGGTACAAACAGCTCGTGAGGTCAACTTTGAGGGCCGGCTGACCCTGATCGGCGACGAGATCCACCTCCCATACGACCGACCGCCACTGTCCAAAGAATATTTGGCGGACGGCCCCCTCACCACAGCACACAAGTTTCCTGAAACTGCCGATCTCACAGAGAGACTGGACGTAGACGTCCGAACCGGCACCCGGGCGGAATCTTTGGACGTCCAAGGGCGTACCGTGACAACGAGTCGGGGAGAGATAGTCGATTTCGACGCGCTGTTGATCGCCACCGGCGTCCGTGCGCGCCGGTTGCCAGGTACGGAGCGTCTCGCCGGAGTCCATGTGCTGCGCGACCTCGATGATGCGGAGTCAATTCGAGAGGCACTCGACGCGCGGGCACGCGTGGTGGTGATCGGCGCCGGTTTCATCGGTGCAGAGGTCGCGTCAGCTGCTGTGAAACGCGGCCTCGACCCGATAATTCTCGAAGCCGCCGCCACTCCACTCGTCCGCGCGGTCGGCGAGGAGGGCGGTAGGGGGCTCGCTCGAATGCATGAACGCAACGGAGTCGACCTCCGATGCGGCGTCGCGGTCTCCGAGGTCCTGGGTGATGACCGCGTCGAAGGCGTCCGACTCGCTGATGGAACCGAGATTGCTGCCGACCTGGTGGTGATCGGTATCGGCGCAGATCCGGCGACCGACTGGCTTGAGACATCGGGGCTGCGCATCGACAACGGTGTCGTTTGCGACGAAACTCTACGTGCCACAGACGGAATCTGGGCCGCCGGTGACGTTGCCCGATGGAGCAATCCACTTTTCGGCACCTCGATGCGCCTGGAGCATTGGACGAACGCAGGCGAGCAGGCGGCACATGCGATGGAGAACCTTCTGTCGCCCGCCGACGCTTCACCGTATCAGCACGTTCCCTACTTCTGGTCGGACTGGTACGGCCAACGAATCCAATTCGCAGGTCTCCCCGTCGGTAAGCCTCACGTGGTCAGCGGTAGCTGGGACAGCGACGACCTCGTGGCTCTCTACCGAAACGGTGATCGTCTCGTCGGCGCACTCGCTGTCAACCGACGAGGGGACATCATGAAGTACCGCGTGCAGATATCGCGCCGTGGAACATGGTCCGCAGCGATGGCATTCGCCGACAAGCGTAACGCCGCCATTGCGGCGAGCGCCTGA
- a CDS encoding CdaR family transcriptional regulator — protein MDPTLDTAEKHRPDSYEQLTNRYELLLGQHQIELRLADRLGSGCEFPEMFAAIAESSDLPMWVFDTRGPVVLRSGDRELDQPDIASICADARAGQLGNRFVIAPAPNGVARRFLVRRLEGSSADDSIGWLVMGEIGRSFRKLDQFLVDRGAVYLARHCTLHHAMHRSIADLTQGFVERLLRRGEHGESTVEDARRIGIAPDSTCIVVAIDDSALSRGIGDIDSLISSLSKLIAGQVFGARTPRGPVLIVDLGAAERIEDSRLIEEVCRGLNSALPDSGVQCGVSSAVEVDAITEGYDEALEVVACLERFTADHTRVVSVRDLGPARILVANGNIAAIRRYVEHTLGPLWSEQGDSDMETLMNTLAQFSRVGHSIRRTAAAMSVHENTVRQRLARVRRLTGLDMLNDPFAQLSVHTALAIIALRNRAHPLWDTRARGLLSRGRVRQKAVEIG, from the coding sequence ATGGATCCGACACTCGACACCGCTGAAAAACATCGCCCTGACAGTTACGAGCAACTTACAAACCGATATGAGCTGTTGCTCGGGCAGCACCAGATCGAGTTACGCCTAGCCGACCGATTGGGATCGGGGTGTGAGTTCCCGGAGATGTTCGCAGCCATCGCGGAGTCGAGCGATCTGCCCATGTGGGTATTCGACACGCGGGGTCCCGTGGTGCTCCGGTCCGGCGACAGGGAGCTCGACCAACCTGACATTGCCTCGATCTGCGCCGACGCTCGGGCTGGACAACTGGGCAACAGGTTCGTGATCGCCCCCGCTCCCAATGGGGTCGCTCGACGATTTCTTGTCAGACGCCTGGAGGGGTCGAGTGCAGATGACTCCATCGGTTGGCTCGTCATGGGAGAGATCGGCCGTAGCTTCAGGAAGCTCGATCAATTTCTCGTGGATCGCGGAGCGGTCTATCTTGCGCGGCACTGTACCCTGCACCACGCGATGCACCGATCGATCGCCGATTTGACGCAAGGTTTTGTGGAACGGTTACTCCGGCGTGGCGAGCACGGCGAAAGCACTGTCGAGGATGCGCGCCGAATTGGTATCGCTCCTGACAGTACCTGCATTGTCGTTGCGATCGACGATTCAGCACTGTCGCGTGGCATCGGTGACATCGACTCGCTGATCTCTTCCCTTTCCAAGTTAATCGCCGGCCAGGTCTTTGGGGCGCGAACTCCGCGGGGGCCGGTGCTCATCGTCGATCTCGGTGCGGCGGAACGAATTGAGGACTCCCGGCTGATCGAGGAGGTTTGTAGGGGATTGAACTCGGCCTTACCGGACTCGGGGGTTCAGTGCGGTGTCTCGAGTGCAGTCGAGGTCGACGCCATCACGGAGGGTTACGACGAAGCGTTAGAGGTGGTGGCATGCCTGGAACGCTTCACCGCGGACCATACGCGGGTCGTCAGTGTTCGAGACCTTGGTCCGGCGCGAATTCTGGTCGCCAACGGCAACATCGCCGCGATTCGCCGATACGTCGAGCATACGCTGGGTCCGTTGTGGAGCGAACAAGGTGACAGCGATATGGAAACGCTGATGAACACGCTCGCGCAGTTCTCGCGGGTGGGACATAGTATTCGCCGGACGGCAGCAGCGATGTCGGTGCACGAGAATACCGTCCGACAGCGATTGGCGCGAGTACGGCGGCTGACAGGCCTGGACATGCTCAATGATCCGTTCGCACAGCTGTCAGTGCACACCGCACTCGCGATCATCGCGTTGCGCAATCGTGCGCATCCCCTCTGGGACACACGGGCGAGGGGACTATTGAGCCGTGGTCGGGTCCGCCAGAAGGCGGTTGAGATCGGTTAA
- a CDS encoding tyrosine-protein phosphatase, protein MIDTERRIPIPGTSNLRDIGGYITRHGEIVGRRRVLRGEALVMPGGSASYAIYDRSADEQYRQLNLRTVIDLRASNEMFRAPTAWATVCDADLVEIPIAEGGEGADTNYVRMLLSGEMHSFGIEDMTRFYIGLVERRGEQLGQAIRVLADRNRLPVLVHCAAGKDRTGILIALVLSALGVPDDQVVSDFAMTGVLRPNRINTYAHLFIQADRDPEVARVLFESPAESMSALLTYLGTEYGGTVNYLRERARLDEKVIADLRSELLQAECGELATE, encoded by the coding sequence ATGATCGACACCGAGAGGCGCATCCCGATTCCAGGGACGTCAAACCTGCGCGACATCGGTGGTTACATAACCCGACACGGAGAAATCGTCGGTCGCCGCCGGGTCCTGCGAGGAGAAGCACTGGTCATGCCCGGCGGCAGCGCGTCTTATGCGATTTACGACCGCTCCGCCGACGAACAGTACAGACAACTGAACCTGCGGACCGTCATCGATCTGCGCGCCTCGAACGAGATGTTTCGTGCGCCGACTGCATGGGCGACGGTCTGCGACGCCGATCTGGTCGAGATTCCCATTGCAGAAGGCGGCGAAGGCGCCGACACGAACTACGTGCGCATGCTTCTGTCCGGCGAAATGCACTCCTTCGGCATCGAAGACATGACGCGGTTCTACATCGGACTTGTCGAGAGGCGTGGCGAGCAGCTCGGGCAGGCAATCCGAGTGCTGGCTGATCGCAATCGATTACCCGTCTTGGTGCACTGCGCCGCCGGGAAGGACCGGACCGGAATCCTCATCGCGTTAGTCCTCTCCGCGCTCGGAGTTCCCGACGATCAGGTTGTTTCCGACTTCGCAATGACCGGCGTGTTACGCCCAAATCGCATCAACACCTACGCTCACCTGTTCATCCAGGCCGATCGGGACCCGGAGGTGGCGCGAGTCTTGTTCGAGTCACCGGCGGAATCCATGTCCGCTTTGTTGACTTATCTCGGCACCGAATACGGTGGCACTGTGAACTACCTGAGGGAGCGGGCGCGTCTCGACGAAAAAGTCATTGCGGATCTCAGGTCCGAGCTGCTTCAGGCCGAGTGCGGCGAACTCGCGACTGAATGA